The following coding sequences lie in one Fundulus heteroclitus isolate FHET01 chromosome 20, MU-UCD_Fhet_4.1, whole genome shotgun sequence genomic window:
- the rps10 gene encoding 40S ribosomal protein S10, translating to MLMPKKNRIAIYELLFKEGVMVAKKDVHLAKHPELADKNVPNLHVMKAMQSLKSCGYVKEQFAWRHFYWYLTNEGIQYLRDFLHLPPEIVPATLRRQTRPETARPRPKGMEGERPARLNRGEADRDTYRRSAAPPGADKKAEAGAGAATEFQFRGGFGRGRGQQPQ from the exons ATGCTGATGCCCAAGAAGAACCGCATTGCTATCTACGAGCTCCTCTTCAAGGAGGGAGTCATGGTGGCCAAGAAAGACGTCCACCTGGCCAAGCACCCCGAGCTCGCTGACAAGAATGTCCCCAACCTTCACGTTATGAAGGCGATGCAG TCGCTGAAGTCCTGCGGGTACGTCAAGGAGCAGTTCGCCTGGCGTCACTTTTACTGGTATCTCACCAACGAGGGGATCCAGTACCTGAGAGACTTCCTCCACCTTCCCCCTGAGATCGTCCCCGCCACCCTGCGCCGCCAAACCCGCCCCGAGACCGCCAGGCCCAGGCCCAAGG GAATGGAGGGAGAGAGACCTGCCCGCCTCAACCGGGGCGAGGCCGACAGAGACACCTACAGGCGATCTGCTGCACCCC ctggtgCCGACAAGAAAGCAGAGGCTGGCGCTGGAGCTGCTACAGAGTTCCAGTTT AGAGGCGGCTTTGGACGCGGCAGAGGACAGCAGCCTCAGTAA